In Alnus glutinosa chromosome 7, dhAlnGlut1.1, whole genome shotgun sequence, the sequence GATCGACAAGATTGCATCTTATCAGAAACAGGTCAGATTCTTCATCATCTCCATCAACTCAATCATGTACGTCCAAAAATGTTAGAAGGAGATTACATAAAACCATGAGCTGCAAGACCTTGGGGGAGCTGGAGCTTGAAGAAGTTAAGGGGTTCATGGATCTGGGCTTcatattcaagaaagaaaacttAAGCCCACGAATGATGAGCTTAGTCCCAGGCTTGCAGAGACTCGGTGAGATTAAAGAAGCAGTCAAAGATGatgaaagtgaagaagaagaagggaaggAGAAGCGGGTTGTGAGGAGGCCGTATTTATCGGAGGCATGGTTTATAAAAAGATCCGATTCGCCACTCTTAAATCTAAGGATGCCAAGGGCCTCTACAGCTGATGATATGAAgaaaaatatcagattttgggCAAGAACTATTGCGTCAGCTGTAGTCCAGCAGGAATCTTAGTTGAAAGTAGTTCAACCGTAAAAACAGTCtgttttatgttgtatataTCAAGTTATCAACCAATTTTCCACTGCCTAAATTAACTTTCGTTACCTTTCAAGAGGGGAGGCATGGTGTCCTGCACGGCTTGTTTGGAATTGCAATCatctcaaatctcaattttaaattttaaaaattcttgcagttattttaaactttgaaatttcatgTAGTTGTTTTCCACGTTTGGAGTTTctatcaaaaataattttcatgaaaaaaaaactttaacttTTTCACATAGTTGAATTCTAAATTTTGCATATGAAtttctattgaaaaaataaatacaaatttgcTTCCAaacaaagctaaaagtctatcattatttttatatttagtttCATATCAGTGAAGTTTTATTTACAATCCATAATATAGAGaagtattttcttcaaaaagaaaataataatataaagaagTATATAAAAGAGCTATacacaaattaaataaacatgcaacaATCTTTTGCATAAAACAACGAAAAGGCGAGTTCTAGAAATGAAAAAGACCATATATATCGTAATGTGCAGGGACGGAATTAGGAGCTTAATTTTAAAGGGgactttgattttttatttttggaaatgtACACATATTTCCCTCAAACTAACATTCAAttgtcaattattattatttttttggatattgacatttattttttagtttgggGTGAACATTcaaacaatttgtaatttagaggGATACTGACAATAATGTGATAGTTTAAGAggagtatgtgtacttttctcaattttttttattttttattttttttaaggagcCACTATAATAAGGTTTAATAAAAGACCCtaaatatacaaataatatatataaccaTTTTATTCGTATGAAATGTTAATATCACGTTCAATTGCCTTATCAGTTAACTTTAAGTTAAAATATGACGACTACATTAATAAATGAACactaaaaatgaacaaaaatatttttttcatatgaaaaatgtttgaaatgctataacttttattataatttcatTATAAACTAAAAAGGTAGTCCATGGTTAATAAAGTGATTAGAGTATATGGTAGCCCatcattcaaaaaatttataacaTAACAATATATACATCGTTAAATACGTCTAATTTAATTTAgaccataaaataaattctctatattttacttgaaattgaAATAATGATAATCCTTGTTTGTGTTGTTaacatattctttttctttttatttagatGAAAAAGAAGTATTGCGTGCCCATTAGAAAATCatacaatttctttttcaaatgttCCAATTGTACGTTGGACCTTCCTAGTCTACTGTGGACTGGGTTCACAGGTCCCTAACTAGACAAGTAGCCGACAAGACCTGATTAGCCCAATAGGCCCTCGGAATGAAGGAGAAatggagaaaataataaatcgTCGAGATGTTGATCCTAAATCTCTCCCATAAATTAAGAAATGGAGACAAGAAggaggaaataaaaaaagaagaaaggaacaGCATATAATTATGGAGGCTCAGAAAGAGGTAGAGGGTTGTGGGAGACGAAGAGatcgagaaagaaaaaaaagaataaaaaaattctacaaTGTGCTACAGTACTCGAGAGCAAAATGAGGTTCACCTTCCTCCTTTATTTTGATTGGAAAAGCTCACCGCAACATTAAGTGTGAAATCCTATTCATCTAAAGCCCCTCCCCTGTGAGCATGGTTTTCACCGGGAGGGGGTGGCCTCACGCCCTCTCCTCTTGGTGGTGATTTCCCTCTGACTCCTCGTGAGttagggtgttttttgtttccCCTGGATTGGTCCAGTGGGGTTAGTTTTTCTCCCAACCTCTAAGGTTATGGAACTTTTGTTCCCCCTGGCTAGGTCCGGTGGTGGCTGACCTTCCACTAGCTTTTTTAAGCTATGGtggcttgttatttgtttttctttgttatttcttttgtttagaCAGGATTGTTCATCTCAAGATATCTTCTATAGGGGAGTGGTTGAACCAACGTGTCGTCGACAGGGTTATTTTTGGCCGgttttttcacctttttctttcattttcgaagccagatctacacttCTCCGCTGACTTCAAATTGACACGCACTGTCCAGCTGTGTTCCCAGCCATCTTCCGCCCATGCCGCCTCAAGCTCCGGTCATGTATGTCGTCAGTAATCGGCGTGTGGGGGAGCTTTCTACTTTTTGGTGTGTGTGAGGGCCACACTCTGCCTTTTTTCAGGCCAGGCACGGTGGCAATTGGTTATACGGCATCGGATCTTCGTTTGGGTGGTACCGGTGACGACGTGTGTCCTACACGCGTCGCCGTCCGGCATCTTGGCCTCCTTCCCCCACTGCTGGCAgcttgttttggtgtttttgcctGTTTTGTCTTTGTGTTCTTCTCATGTTTCTTCGGTCACAGTCTGCTAGTGtttggttcaaattttatgggaatatttgttggctaattgctagatcAACCTTCTTTCTTTAGAGAGTGAGCGTTATtgtaagagaggctcaaatgtcattcttgtaaaatttgtatttctgcttaggCAGTTGTTTTACTAAGCTAGATCCTTTTGGTTTAGAGAATAGGGGGTCTTGTCCCTTATTTTTAAGTTGTAAGCCCCAGGGCTGTTTACAATATtaatgatagcacatgctatttgttaaaaaaaaaaaaaaactcgagaGCAAAATGGTCTAATATAGCTATTTTGGGTCATTTAGAGTATCTGTTCTAGTAACCTTTGCTCCGACTTCACAATTGTAACAACCCCAGCCTGTTAGGATTATCAACTTATTCACTTAGAGGCGTAAAGAATTATAAGGTTTACcagagtaaataattaaatgtgataataaattaaggaaaataataataataatgtaagaCTACATTTAATGCGGAAACGCTTTGTCAAATTTTatagaataatataataatggAAATAAAGATTCGTAAAAATTATTCATCGTGCCATTGCACTtatttaatatgaaaaatatgaattaatgACTATGCTtcctaggcttggcaatttttgacacaacctACGAACTCAGCACGAAAAAATCAGGTTTGGGTTTGTTATTATCGGGTTCGGATCATAATTGGGTCAACTCGATTATGAACTGATTATAATTGTGTTTGGAGGGTCAACCCGCGGCTTGACCTgctaacacgattataacccgttaaaaaaaaacacagaaacttcaagaaagaaagggaaacgCTAAAATGTGAAATTCGAATTGCTGAAACGAACCC encodes:
- the LOC133872985 gene encoding uncharacterized protein LOC133872985 isoform X1, giving the protein MSSLLPDEEISLSSSPSSSPLDDSNNEDEGMNMISQKERSTRLHLIRNRSDSSSSPSTQSCTSKNVRRRLHKTMSCKTLGELELEEVKGFMDLGFIFKKENLSPRMMSLVPGLQRLGEIKEAVKDDESEEEEGKEKRVVRRPYLSEAWFIKRSDSPLLNLRMPRASTADDMKKNIRFWARTIASAVVQQES
- the LOC133872985 gene encoding uncharacterized protein LOC133872985 isoform X2, which translates into the protein MNMISQKERSTRLHLIRNRSDSSSSPSTQSCTSKNVRRRLHKTMSCKTLGELELEEVKGFMDLGFIFKKENLSPRMMSLVPGLQRLGEIKEAVKDDESEEEEGKEKRVVRRPYLSEAWFIKRSDSPLLNLRMPRASTADDMKKNIRFWARTIASAVVQQES
- the LOC133872985 gene encoding uncharacterized protein LOC133872985 isoform X3, producing MFDYIDLAFQSATTLSLSLSLSMANHFSLCLIGAMDRLWFHQIILFSEPISQLSLSSPPFPDDEISSAMSSLLPDEEISLSSSPSSSPLDDSNNEDEGMNMISQKERSTRLHLIRNRSDSSSSPSTQSCTSKNVRRRLHKTMSCKTLGELELEEVKGFMDLGFIFKKENLSPRMMSLVPGLQRLGEIKEAVKDDESEEEEGKEKRVVRRPYLSEAWFIKRSDSPLLNLRMPRASTADDMKKNIRFWARTIASAVVQQES